Proteins from one Anopheles nili chromosome 2, idAnoNiliSN_F5_01, whole genome shotgun sequence genomic window:
- the LOC128724719 gene encoding transmembrane protein 132E, with amino-acid sequence MDHVRIIGSLTLLAIFSLSFAVEVHFETPDSGFFLKHSPRQSALVSVASTAISSNSKTRSNSIESVLSVDRFTVVQTSQPVSVRASYGPFSTKQTVPARYIVPDILEAAVEGSSTQNTTAALMDLQQQSSLHLDISAHVVRNTVTRDSPVLRVLFHAGADPGGHLQRQKICVLLHASMGNRTPLKGRCMPEGEDGVCVAEVIIPSNWWPPLPPPEREGRPVGSPPKSPQRIVQVSYSVFEPPARSPELCEPKVQIQPLTPFAKIPLSQSQLPYKELRADETLTMMIPQQPLYPLSKIHVPVFLHPEKGQNIAVFIVRARVKAGMRILGAVATSDEWNVSVEKENSKHTVARVTAFRKDQDPDSPASAVRSDDLSSGNSIVEVFSWLLEVSNDTKEYWDGGRIIWSVSYVHDGPKMKAVLSAESTPSSTGIQDESRKKIVAKVEIQKDDIQAVLPIAKNWELMNTAVLTGRQVSQVMKVFIVSQAGKVADVTLQSSCQTEDESVIKVSSSCSSVYVDGSEVRGSSNASILVKYGTYTGVARFTVWMPEFPLEVSVADFRLSQIKGWKIPEDHSTTNGKTKRRKKRAYGSGGWGHHGDDFINGVPSDRSICRARYQQSPVEVYARFLAVDQDSGRVSYLISRRTGLRVTDLVQSLLRVADPKIATLKGRTLQGRAMGRTDVQVLSPINGRVIGAREVRVGSDKVTITRLLVKVVSGLQLAISSDGSIENGYVAETSVTRKLTAQYQEGLLDIDLEFSDGSRTPLRDISVDDYFLLVESLDTEVVAFAPMLASHHPRVIAVGEGNGELLRVTLLLSEECRLRRNMPVSKQGMKSSIGPLISALASVQVDFSASDMNTRPDTVQNDGVAGRDRNKSGRELNDLEDILIGIPLKDDNGHETAAVVQSSRQHHRGSSSGGIISSNSGMVGVFSSNKSLVHGDASTLEIGMYVVLTAFCLAIAVFVVSCIVYASKYRPVTIDAHGDASVRDGMGNCTVFDTGKGNESCATNAHDWVWLGRATLDRSNPENEVGTNYKDSRMHIINNPMNAKYGDPDERIIQINSFDNPNHIQLPSNVAIPLRNSRVGFGPIEESIVPVNSCTYNKRDRVHRIANDDISSLPQHSIATTVVDRIEYRPPVPPHRNIGVTAHAPSRQLPLQTVSQFRGAKRYNHRHARNSNGTALSGMANTGCSATNPAFDIQLQNVPGLQQRNINYTQQQINLALYSNEDSSQGTQYAAIQPAITRRAIANRSPHSFENMGFAVIPHSNSDNKENSTTNHEEHRHSKELHMAERLVEQHNAQQTAFKFDTINNHHKYHQPFDSSRTSICKVYGGGDSAGCNQQNQQQLRNLQSNQTLQDSTCEVNFPRCTESQQDCGGSSDDDGGFMRPLNQLCQNKSLSTMEDGGKMNDPSQTEFQNAVSKKTTKKPTVVGNPMFSNTPDSELAPGESLGLDDLDMDYEQIMHYFDNLKVCNKTS; translated from the exons CAATTTTTAGCCTTTCGTTTGCCGTTGAAGTACACTTCGAAACTCCAgatagtggtttttttctaaaacattCCCCACGACAAAGTGCTTTGGTATCAGTTGCATCGACTGCAATATCAAGTAACAGCAAGACGCGATCGAACAGTATCGAATCGGTACTTTCGGTGGATCGATTTACAGTTGTACAAACTAGTCAACCTGTTTCGGTACGTGCGAGTTATGGACCGTTTTCGACGAAACAAACAGTCCCCGCACGCTACATCGTACCAGACATTCTTGAGGCCGCGGTCGAGGGAAGTTCTACCCAGAATACGACTGCAGCATTAATGGACTTACAGCAACAATCGAGTCTTCATTTGGACATTTCAGCCCATGTCGTAAGGAACACGGTTACTCGGGATTCCCCAGTCCTTCGTGTTCTATTTCACGCTGGTGCGGACCCTGGTGGTCATTTGCAACGACAAAAAATATGTGTTTTGCTGCATGCTTCCATGGGTAACAGGACGCCACTTAAAGGTCGTTGTATGCCGGAGGGTGAAGATGGTGTATGCGTTGCTGAAGTTATTATACCTTCAAATTGGTGGCCTCCATTGCCCCCACCCGAGAGAGAAGGACGTCCTGTTGGATCTCCGCCAAAAAGCCCTCAGCGAATTGTGCAAGTGTCTTACAGTGTGTTCGAGCCTCCCGCCCGTAGTCCGGAACTTTGCGAGCCAAAAGTACAAATTCAACCATTAACACCTTTCGCCAAAATTCCTTTGAGTCAATCTCAGCTGCCCTATAAAGAGCTACGCGCTGATGAGACGTTAACAATGATGATACCCCAACAACCGTTGTATCCGCTGTCAAAAATCCACGTTCCTGTATTTTTACATCCAGAGAAAGGACAAAATATTGCAGTATTCATTGTAAG AGCACGGGTTAAGGCTGGTATGCGTATACTAGGAGCGGTGGCAACATCTGATGAATGGAATGTTTCagttgaaaaggaaaactcaaAACACACCGTGGCTCGTGTTACAGCCTTTCGTAAGGATCAGGATCCAGACAGCCCCGCCAGTGCAGTTCGTTCTGATGATTTATCATCTGGCAATAG TATTGTGGAAGTGTTTTCTTGGTTATTGGAAGTATCTAATGATACCAAGGAGTATTGGGATGGTGGCAGGATCATTTGGTCAGTTAGCTATGTGCATGATGGACCGAAAATGAAAGCAGTGCTATCGGCTGAATCTACACCAAGCAGCACTGGCATACAAGACGAAAGTCGTAAAAAGATTGTTGCAAAAGTCGAAATACAAAAGGATGATATACAAGCAGTGCTGCCAATTGCGAAG AATTGGGAGTTGATGAATACGGCTGTATTAACTGGAAGACAAGTTTCGCAAGTAATGAAAGTATTCATTGTATCGCAGGCTGGTAAGGTAGCCGACGTAACTTTACAGAGCTCATGTCAGACCGAAGATGAGAGCGTGATAAAG GTGTCATCATCATGCAGCTCTGTGTATGTTGATGGCTCTGAAGTGCGGGGATCATCAAATGCATCAATATTGGTTAAATATGGAACATATACTGGAGTGGCACGATTTACAGTATGGATGCCAGAGTTCCCTCTTGAGGTATCTGTAGCAGATTTTCGCCTGTCGCAAATCAAAGGTTGGAAAATTCCTGAGGATCACAGCAC CACGAatggtaaaacaaaacgacgcaAAAAGCGAGCCTATGGCAGCGGAGGCTGGGGCCATCATGGTGACGATTTTATAAACGGCGTTCCATCGGATCGAAGCATATGTCGAGCCAGGTATCAGCAAAGTCCAGTGGAAGTATATGCAAGGTTCTTGGCAGTGGATCAGGATTCGGGACGTGTTAGCTATTTAATTTCACGTCGAACAGGCCTACGAGTGACGGATTTAGTTCAGTCACTATTGCGAGTTGCTGATCCAAAAATTGCAACGTTAAAAGGACGAACCCTTCAGGGTCGTGCTATGGGCCGTACGGATGTTCAG GTTCTTTCTCCTATCAATGGAAGAGTAATAGGAGCACGGGAAGTGCGTGTGGGTAGTGATAAAGTGACCATTACTAGGTTGTTAGTAAAGGTTGTTTCGGGATTACAACTAGCGATTTCTAGCGATGGTTCAATCGAAAATGGCTATGTTGCTGAAACATCAGTAACTCGTAAACTAACGGCACAATATCAAGAAGGGTTGCTGGACATCGATCTTGAATTTTCTGATGGATCTCGAACTCCTCTCAG GGACATTTCGGTAGATGATTACTTCTTGTTGGTGGAGAGTCTCGATACCGAAGTGGTAGCCTTTGCACCAATGCTTGCATCCCATCATCCGCGGGTAATTGCTGTTGGTGAAGGAAATGGAGAATTACTACGTGTTACACTGCTATTATCCGAAGAATGTCGTCTTCGACGAAATATGCCAGTTTCGAAACAG GGAATGAAATCCTCTATCGGTCCGCTCATCAGCGCTCTTGCATCAGTGCAAGTTGATTTCAGTGCGTCGGATATGAATACTAGGCCAGATACGGTACAAAATGATGGTGTTGCTGGGCGAGATCGCAACAAATCTGGAAGAGAATTGAACGATTTAGAAGATATTTTAATTGGCATCCCGTTGAAAGACGATAATGGTCATGAAACGGCAGCAGTCGTTCAATCATCAAGACAGCATCATCGGGGCAGCAGCAGTGGTGGTATAATTAGTAGTAATAGTGGGATGGTTGGAGTATTTTCGTCGAATAAAAGCCTGGTACACGGTGATGCATCAACTCTAGAAATTGGCATGTACGTCGTTTTAACGGCATTTTGTTTGGCTATTGCTGTGTTTGTCGTATCATGTATTGTATATGCATCGAAATACCGACCAGTAACGATCGATGCCCATGGAGATGCTAGTGTGCGTGATGGTATGGGTAATTGCACTGTTTTTGATACCGGGAAAGGAAACGAATCGTGTGCTACCAACGCACATGACTGGGTGTGGCTAGGTAGAGCGACGTTGGATCGATCGAATCCGGAGAATGAAGTGGGAACAAATTACAAAG ATTCGCGAATGCACATCATTAACAATCCAATGAATGCCAAATACGGAGACCCAGATGAACGcattattcaaataaatagCTTTGATAATCCTAATCACATTCAATTACCGTCTAACGTGGCTATACCTTTGCGAAACAGTCGTGTTGGATTTGGGCCGATTGAGGAATCAATAGTACCCGTCAATTCCTGTACTTATAACAAACGTGATCGTGTCCACCGTATCGCTAA TGACGATATTTCTTCACTACCGCAACATAGTATAGCAACAACAGTTGTAGATCGTATAGAATACCGACCACCGGTTCCACCGCATCGTAATATTGGAGTTACAGCTCATGCTCCAAGTCGG CAACTGCCTCTACAGACTGTTTCCCAGTTTAGAGGTGCAAAACGATACAATCATCGTCATGCCAGAAATAGCAATGGCACGGCTCTTAGCGGCATGGCTAATACCGGGTGCTCAGCTACGAATCCTGCTTTTGATATACAACTTCAAAATGTTCCCGGCTTGCAACAACGCAATATAAATTACACCCAACAACAGATAAATTTAGCTTTATATAGCAACGAAGATTCATCGCAAGGCACACAATATGCAGCAATTCAACCAGCTATAACTAGAAGAGCCATAGCAAACAGATCACCACATTCGTTTGAGAACATGGGATTCGCAGTCATACCACACTCGAATAGTGACAACAAGGAAAATAGCACCACGAATCACGAAGAACATCGACACTCAAAAGAGCTACATATGGCCGAACGCTTAGTAGAGCAACATAATGCCCAACAGACAGCATTCAAATTTGATACTATTAATAATCATCATAAATATCATCAACCATTTGATAGCTCTAGAACATCGATATGCAAAGTGTACGGTGGTGGAGATAGCGCTGGCTGCAATCAGCAGAATCAGCAACAGCTACGGAATCTACAATCAAACCAAACATTGCAAGACAGTACATGTGAAGTGAATTTTCCTCGCTGTACTGAATCTCAACAAGATTGCGGGGGTTCATCCGACGATGACGGAGGTTTCATGCGGCCATTGAACCAGCTCTGTCAAAATAAAAGTTTGAGTACGATGgaggacggtggaaaaatgaacgatCCATCCCAAACTGAGTTTCAGAATGCTGTATctaaaaaaaccaccaaaaaaccaacagTGGTCGGCAATCCAATGTTTTCAAATACACCAGATAGCGAGTTAGCTCCCGGAGAAAGCCTTGGGCTGGATGACCTTGATATGGATTATGAACAAATCATGCATTATTTCGACAATCTAAAGgtttgtaataaaacatcataa
- the LOC128730709 gene encoding palmitoyl-protein thioesterase 1 isoform X2, protein MTSGNGYQWVTKIINLVFQYFSEVHSEKLPIVLWHGMGDTCCFPFSLGGVKKFLESEIGVYVKSIEIGNSITEDFKSGYLVHPNQQVEMVCADLNNDTKLSNGFNGIGFSQGGQFLRAVVQRCSSLRMSNLITLGGQHQGVFGLPNCPSLSSRTCERFRQLLNYAAYTELMQNFLVQATYWHDPLDEAKYKNSSTFLGDINNERSVNQTYVDNLKKLNNFVMVRFNKDSIVQPLDSQWFGYYKPGQDKETQGLRDSEIYIQDRLGLQEMDKQNKIAFLECEGNHLQFTKEWFRRALFPYLK, encoded by the exons ATGACAAGTGGAAATGGATATCAATGGGTAACAAAAATCATCAATCTT GTTTTTCAGTATTTCAG TGAAGTTCATAGTGAAAAACTACCTATCGTCTTATGGCATGGCATGG GTGATACTTGCTGTTTTCCGTTCAGTTTGGGAGGCGTAAAAAAATTTCTTGAATCTGAAATAGGTGTTTATGTGAAATCTATTGAAATTGGCAACTCTATTACTGAAGATTTCAAAAGCGGCTACTTAGTGCATCCCAATCAACAG GTTGAAATGGTGTGTGCTGATCTGAACAACGATACCAAATTAAGCAACGGATTCAATGGGATTGGATTTTCTCAGGGCGGACAATTCCT ACGGGCAGTGGTTCAAAGATGCTCATCGTTGCGCATGAGTAATTTAATTACCCTAGGCGGTCAGCATCAGGGCGTGTTCGGTTTGCCGAATTGTCCCTCCCTGAGCAGTCGAACCTGTGAACGGTTTCGACAATTACTAAACTATGCTGCGTATACGGAATTAATGCAGAATTTTCTCGTTCAAGCAACTTATTGGCACGATCCTTTGGATgaagcaaaatataaaaattccAGCACATTTTTGGGTGACATTAATAATGAACGTTCTGTTAATCAAACATATGTCGATAACTTGAAGAAGCTGAATAACTTTGTCATGGTTCGATTTAATAAGGATAGCATTGTGCAACCATTGGATTCCCAGTGGTTTGGCTATTACAAACCGGGCCAGGATAAGGAAACGCAAGGTTTACGGGATAGTGAAATCTACATTCAG gATCGCCTTGGACTACAAGAAATggataaacaaaacaagattGCATTCCTGGAATGTGAAGGAAACCATTTGCAATTCACCAAAGAATGGTTTAGAAGGGCATTATTTCCTTACTTGAAGTAG
- the LOC128730709 gene encoding palmitoyl-protein thioesterase 1 isoform X1, which yields MGISKVDLFAFAAALFCSLASEVHSEKLPIVLWHGMGDTCCFPFSLGGVKKFLESEIGVYVKSIEIGNSITEDFKSGYLVHPNQQVEMVCADLNNDTKLSNGFNGIGFSQGGQFLRAVVQRCSSLRMSNLITLGGQHQGVFGLPNCPSLSSRTCERFRQLLNYAAYTELMQNFLVQATYWHDPLDEAKYKNSSTFLGDINNERSVNQTYVDNLKKLNNFVMVRFNKDSIVQPLDSQWFGYYKPGQDKETQGLRDSEIYIQDRLGLQEMDKQNKIAFLECEGNHLQFTKEWFRRALFPYLK from the exons ATGGGAATTTCAAAAGTggatttatttgcctttgctgctgctcttttCTGCTCCCTTGCAAGTGAAGTTCATAGTGAAAAACTACCTATCGTCTTATGGCATGGCATGG GTGATACTTGCTGTTTTCCGTTCAGTTTGGGAGGCGTAAAAAAATTTCTTGAATCTGAAATAGGTGTTTATGTGAAATCTATTGAAATTGGCAACTCTATTACTGAAGATTTCAAAAGCGGCTACTTAGTGCATCCCAATCAACAG GTTGAAATGGTGTGTGCTGATCTGAACAACGATACCAAATTAAGCAACGGATTCAATGGGATTGGATTTTCTCAGGGCGGACAATTCCT ACGGGCAGTGGTTCAAAGATGCTCATCGTTGCGCATGAGTAATTTAATTACCCTAGGCGGTCAGCATCAGGGCGTGTTCGGTTTGCCGAATTGTCCCTCCCTGAGCAGTCGAACCTGTGAACGGTTTCGACAATTACTAAACTATGCTGCGTATACGGAATTAATGCAGAATTTTCTCGTTCAAGCAACTTATTGGCACGATCCTTTGGATgaagcaaaatataaaaattccAGCACATTTTTGGGTGACATTAATAATGAACGTTCTGTTAATCAAACATATGTCGATAACTTGAAGAAGCTGAATAACTTTGTCATGGTTCGATTTAATAAGGATAGCATTGTGCAACCATTGGATTCCCAGTGGTTTGGCTATTACAAACCGGGCCAGGATAAGGAAACGCAAGGTTTACGGGATAGTGAAATCTACATTCAG gATCGCCTTGGACTACAAGAAATggataaacaaaacaagattGCATTCCTGGAATGTGAAGGAAACCATTTGCAATTCACCAAAGAATGGTTTAGAAGGGCATTATTTCCTTACTTGAAGTAG